From a single Brassica rapa cultivar Chiifu-401-42 chromosome A01, CAAS_Brap_v3.01, whole genome shotgun sequence genomic region:
- the LOC103867467 gene encoding uncharacterized protein LOC103867467 — MISVVIITELLLEYTAALAKLTAGILPRRRGDGDVVRIGGFSLRCPPRSSPIPDFSSHLVDF, encoded by the coding sequence ATGATTTCTGTTGTTATCATCACTGAGTTACTGCTCGAGTACACGGCGGCCCTCGCGAAACTCACGGCTGGTATTCTTCCTAGACGGCGAGGTGACGGAGACGTTGTAAGGATCGGTGGTTTCTCTCTGCGTTGTCCTCCTAGATCGTCGCCTATTCCAGATTTCTCTTCTCATCTCGTTGACTTCTGA
- the LOC103868670 gene encoding 40S ribosomal protein S3a-like has translation MSERHLFPELRIRSKMREIMIKEASSCDLKELVAKFIPESIGKDIEKANSGHLPSSECFHPLSQDPKFDLGKKLKEALHGDYTAVDVGVKVDRPAVEEPTEIIGA, from the exons ATGTCGGAAAGACACTTGTTTCCAGAACTCAGG ATTCGTAGCAAGATGAGGGAGATCATGATCAAGGAAGCTTCGTCTTGTGACCTCAAGGAGCTTGTTGCCAAGTTTATTCCCGAATCTATTGGCAAGGATATTGAGAAAGCCAATTCAGGGCATCTACCCTCTTCAGAATGTTTTCATCCGTTAAGTCAAGATCCCAAGTTCGACCTTGGAAAAAAGCTTAAGGAG GCTCTTCACGGAGACTACACAGCAGTGGATGTTGGTGTGAAGGTTGACAGGCCGGCCGTCGAGGAACCTACTGAGATTATTGGAGCCTaa
- the LOC103867451 gene encoding uncharacterized protein LOC103867451, with the protein MASASSLLRWNPPFTHTRLRQNRTTLFSSKPPQRESISFRFQIAVKYKQSDSGPCQNPFDRIAIRIKKTLDSLKKPAIAAVLLGLLLFHDPNSALAASGGRIGGNSFSSRRSSSSSSYSVPRTLDQSSSTRYSAPYYGPSPLSGGLYVGPAVGFGFGYGGGFSSFSPILVGLAAFIVVSGFLSDRRSQGGSTLTATQKTSVIKLQVGLLGLGRTLQQDFNRLAENADTSTSEGLAYVLTEATLALLRHPDYCISCYSSVDVRRSIEDGEKRFNQLSIEERGKFDEETLVNVNSIKRQSSKIRTASGFSNEYIVVTILVAAEGTHKLQPINGTVDMKEALQKIGSIPRNKIMAVEVLWTPQNEKDTLSERELLEDYPLLRPL; encoded by the exons ATGGCGTCTGCCTCTTCCTTGCTTAGATGGAATCCGCCTTTCACACACACGCGACTGCGTCAGAATCGCACCACTCTTTTCTCCTCAAAACCACCACAACGCGAATCAATTTCGTTCCGTTTCCAAATCGCCGTCAAATACAAACAATCCGATTCGGGTCCTTGTCAGAATCCGTTTGACCGAATCGCGATTCGGATCAAGAAAACGTTGGATTCTCTGAAGAAACCCGCTATAGCCGCGGTTTTGCTGGGGCTGCTTTTGTTTCATGATCCTAATTCGGCCTTGGCTGCGTCCGGTGGCAGAATCGGCGGTAACTCCTTCTCGTCACGAAGaagttcctcttcttcttcttattctgtGCCGAGAACATTGGATCAGAGTAGTAGTACGAGGTACTCGGCTCCGTACTATGGACCGTCTCCGTTGAGTGGAGGACTCTATGTTGGCCCTGCGGTTGGATTTGGATTTGGATACGGAGGTGGGTTTTCGAGCTTCTCTCCGATTCTGGTTGGTCTTGCAGCCTTTATTGTGGTTTCTGGATTCCTGTCAGACCGCCGTTCACAGGGGGGTTCCACTTTAACCGCTACTCAGAAGACTAGCGTCATTAAACTACAG GTGGGGTTGCTTGGTTTGGGGAGGACCCTACAACAAGATTTCAATCGTCTTGCTGAAAATGCTGATACATCCACTTCAGAGGGTCTCGCCTATGTTTTAACCG AGGCAACATTAGCTTTGCTGAGGCACCCGGACTATTGCATCTCTTGTTATTCATCA GTTGATGTGAGACGGAGTATAGAAGACGGAGAGAAACGATTTAATCAACTCTCCATTGAAGAACGGGGGAAATTCGATGAGGAGACGCTTGTTAACGTGAACAGCATTAAGAGACAAAGCTCAAAGATTCGGACTGCTAGCGGTTTCAGCAATGAATATATTGTG GTAACCATCTTGGTAGCTGCAGAGGGTACACATAAACTGCAGCCAATAAATGGAACTGTGGATATGAAGGAAGCCTTACAGAAAATTGGGTCGATACCTAGAAACAAAATAATG GCAGTAGAAGTACTGTGGACACCGCAGAATGAGAAGGACACTTTGTCAGAAAGGGAGCTACTTGAAGATTACCCACTCTTGAGGCCTTTGTAA
- the LOC103867429 gene encoding uncharacterized protein LOC103867429 isoform X1 produces the protein MNTLLGNLKGQIPSIDLSLTLNTVAVSCEGERTSCRREDASSNPGDIESVKKKLYVAKVWVQNFKKFKSSIMPMSMDPYGGEFQGTVGRSSKGRFSKSFGKPCTKTNGLGFKLITDSVIFHGKNSPRSYSKGYLPSHASHVIIPTLSVSSGLC, from the exons ATGAATACCCTGTTAGGAAATCTCAAAGGTCAAATTCCGTCTATAGATCTCTCTCTCACGCTCAACACCGTCGCAG TGAGTTGTGAAGGCGAAAGAACAAGTTGTAGAAGGGAAGATGCGTCATCTAATCCTGGAGATATTGAGTCTGTGAAGAAGAAGCTATACGTAGCAAAAGTGTGGGTGCAGAACTTCAAAAAGTTCAAGAGTTCAATCATGCCG ATGAGCATGGATCCGTATGGAGGGGAGTTCCAAGGGACGGTTGGAAGGAGTTCCAAGGGACGATTTTCCAAATCTTTTGGAAAACCATGTACCAAAA CAAATGGATTGGGATTCAAACTGATAACAGATAGTGTTATATTTCATGGTAAAAATTCTCCAAGAAGCTATAGCAAGGGGTATCTTCCTTCTCATGCATCTCATGTGATAATTCCAACTCTGTCGGTGTCGTCAG GTTTATGCTGA
- the LOC103867429 gene encoding uncharacterized protein LOC103867429 isoform X2, translated as MNTLLGNLKGQIPSIDLSLTLNTVAGERTSCRREDASSNPGDIESVKKKLYVAKVWVQNFKKFKSSIMPMSMDPYGGEFQGTVGRSSKGRFSKSFGKPCTKTNGLGFKLITDSVIFHGKNSPRSYSKGYLPSHASHVIIPTLSVSSGLC; from the exons ATGAATACCCTGTTAGGAAATCTCAAAGGTCAAATTCCGTCTATAGATCTCTCTCTCACGCTCAACACCGTCGCAG GCGAAAGAACAAGTTGTAGAAGGGAAGATGCGTCATCTAATCCTGGAGATATTGAGTCTGTGAAGAAGAAGCTATACGTAGCAAAAGTGTGGGTGCAGAACTTCAAAAAGTTCAAGAGTTCAATCATGCCG ATGAGCATGGATCCGTATGGAGGGGAGTTCCAAGGGACGGTTGGAAGGAGTTCCAAGGGACGATTTTCCAAATCTTTTGGAAAACCATGTACCAAAA CAAATGGATTGGGATTCAAACTGATAACAGATAGTGTTATATTTCATGGTAAAAATTCTCCAAGAAGCTATAGCAAGGGGTATCTTCCTTCTCATGCATCTCATGTGATAATTCCAACTCTGTCGGTGTCGTCAG GTTTATGCTGA